A DNA window from Amycolatopsis sp. DSM 110486 contains the following coding sequences:
- a CDS encoding allophanate hydrolase subunit 1, with product MSAPQTLPAQARYTWGGDEFLFVEIAEEMSLPGNLRAMGIARALAAKSLDGVVDICPANASLLIRFDPDVVAPADLETTVRELETATQRQSSTVLSTRIIEVPVWYDDPYTREVGARFREGYHQDPSGNDLDYAARINDLDGAAEFIQRHHTNPWIVSMVGFVAGLPFLFQLVGRDKQLEVPKYLSPRTDTPKLTVGHGGCFACIYSVRGAGGYQMFGIAAAPIFDPAQKLADFADSMVFFRPGDVVKFTPVSEEEYRAIEAEVAAGTFRYRIVPVEFDTERAVADPEAYNATLLEVLRGK from the coding sequence GTGAGCGCACCGCAGACCCTGCCCGCCCAGGCCCGCTACACGTGGGGCGGCGACGAGTTCCTGTTCGTCGAGATCGCGGAGGAGATGAGCCTGCCGGGGAACCTGCGGGCCATGGGCATCGCACGCGCGCTGGCCGCGAAGTCCCTCGACGGCGTGGTCGACATCTGCCCGGCCAACGCGTCGCTGCTCATCCGCTTCGACCCCGACGTGGTGGCGCCGGCCGACCTCGAGACCACCGTCCGGGAGCTGGAAACCGCGACGCAGCGGCAAAGCAGCACCGTGCTGTCGACCCGGATCATCGAAGTCCCCGTGTGGTACGACGATCCGTACACCCGCGAGGTCGGCGCGCGGTTTCGCGAGGGGTACCACCAGGACCCGAGTGGCAATGACCTCGACTACGCGGCGCGGATCAACGACCTCGACGGCGCGGCCGAGTTCATCCAGCGCCACCACACGAACCCGTGGATCGTCTCGATGGTCGGGTTCGTCGCCGGCCTGCCGTTCCTGTTCCAGCTGGTCGGCCGCGACAAACAGCTGGAGGTGCCAAAGTACCTAAGCCCGCGCACGGACACCCCGAAGCTGACCGTGGGTCACGGCGGGTGCTTCGCCTGCATCTACTCCGTGCGCGGCGCGGGCGGTTACCAGATGTTCGGCATCGCGGCGGCGCCGATCTTCGACCCGGCGCAGAAGCTGGCCGACTTCGCCGATTCCATGGTGTTCTTCCGGCCCGGCGACGTCGTGAAGTTCACGCCGGTGTCCGAAGAGGAGTACCGCGCGATCGAAGCCGAAGTGGCAGCAGGCACGTTCCGCTACCGGATCGTGCCCGTCGAGTTCGACACCGAGCGGGCCGTCGCCGACCCAGAGGCCTACAACGCCACCCTGCTGGAGGTGCTCCGTGGCAAGTGA
- the pxpA gene encoding 5-oxoprolinase subunit PxpA, with product MTATLNSDMGEGLGLHSFGNDEALLDLVDVINLACGFHAGDPDVMNATVAAAVAHDVRIGAHPGLPDLTGFGRRRMVLTSEEVESIVLYQVGALTAFLTKHGAPLNHVKPHGALYGMLASDPELMAGAARAAKVFGVPFFGIAGTAHETVCAELGVPFVAELYVDLNYDDEGNLIILRRPGRTDPAAAAERVGRALKGRPVLSVGGAELDIRFDSVCVHSDAPNSPEVAAAVRAVLDENQ from the coding sequence ATGACCGCGACCCTGAATTCCGACATGGGCGAAGGACTCGGCCTGCACAGCTTCGGCAACGACGAAGCGCTCCTCGACCTCGTCGACGTGATCAACCTGGCCTGCGGCTTCCACGCGGGCGATCCCGACGTCATGAACGCGACCGTCGCCGCCGCCGTCGCGCACGACGTCCGCATCGGCGCGCACCCCGGGCTGCCCGACCTGACCGGCTTCGGCCGGCGCCGCATGGTCCTGACTTCCGAAGAGGTCGAGTCGATCGTGCTGTACCAGGTGGGGGCGCTCACGGCGTTCCTGACCAAGCACGGCGCCCCGCTCAACCACGTCAAACCCCACGGCGCGCTCTACGGCATGCTCGCCAGCGATCCCGAGCTCATGGCCGGTGCGGCCCGCGCGGCGAAGGTCTTCGGCGTACCGTTCTTCGGCATCGCCGGCACCGCGCACGAGACGGTGTGCGCCGAGCTCGGCGTGCCGTTCGTGGCCGAGCTCTACGTCGACCTGAACTACGACGACGAGGGCAACCTGATCATCCTCCGCCGTCCCGGGCGCACCGACCCGGCCGCTGCGGCCGAGCGCGTCGGCCGCGCGCTGAAGGGCCGGCCCGTGCTGTCGGTCGGCGGCGCGGAGCTGGACATCCGCTTCGACAGCGTCTGCGTGCACTCCGACGCCCCCAACTCCCCCGAGGTCGCCGCGGCCGTGCGCGCCGTGCTCGACGAGAACCAGTGA
- a CDS encoding acetyl/propionyl/methylcrotonyl-CoA carboxylase subunit alpha produces the protein MRKLLIANRGEIAVRIMRTARELGLTTVAVCSEADRDSLAARTADEAVVIGPPPARDSYLDQDAVLKAARDTGADAVHPGFGFLSENAAFAQAVLDAGFTWVGPAPDAIRLMGDKVAAREAARKAGVPVLAGSGGPLDPDADPLAVAREVGFPLVLKASAGGGGRGIRLVTDPTDFLSALDLTRSEARASFGDDTMYLERFVERARHVEVQVLGDGERVIHLGDRDCSMQRRSQKVLEEAPAPDLPDEVRERIRHSSIDLAQACQYRGVGTVEFLYDPVRREAAFIEMNTRLQVEHPVTELVTGIDLVEQQLRIARGEPLGLAQDDVTFTGHAFESRINAEDPDRGFMPSPGTVETLTWPSGARVDSGVEAGDAVAPYYDSMIAKLIVHGPDRAAAMAQMTEALRGVEITGIATTIGLHLTLFARPEFAAVEHHTKFIETAPGLLKETA, from the coding sequence GTGCGCAAGCTCCTCATCGCCAACCGCGGCGAGATCGCCGTCCGGATCATGCGCACCGCCCGCGAGCTGGGCCTCACCACCGTCGCCGTGTGCAGTGAAGCGGATCGCGATTCGCTTGCGGCGCGGACCGCCGACGAAGCCGTGGTGATCGGCCCGCCGCCGGCCCGCGACAGCTACCTCGACCAGGACGCCGTTCTGAAGGCGGCGCGCGACACCGGCGCCGACGCCGTGCACCCCGGTTTCGGTTTCCTGTCCGAGAACGCCGCTTTCGCGCAGGCCGTGCTCGACGCCGGGTTCACGTGGGTCGGCCCAGCGCCCGACGCGATCCGGCTCATGGGCGACAAGGTCGCCGCCCGCGAAGCCGCTCGCAAGGCGGGGGTGCCGGTGCTGGCCGGTTCCGGCGGACCGCTCGACCCCGACGCCGACCCGCTCGCGGTCGCCCGCGAGGTCGGTTTCCCGTTGGTGCTCAAGGCGTCCGCGGGTGGCGGCGGCCGGGGCATCCGGCTCGTCACCGATCCGACCGACTTCCTCTCCGCGCTCGACCTCACGCGGTCCGAGGCGCGGGCGAGCTTCGGCGACGACACGATGTACCTGGAGCGGTTCGTCGAACGCGCGCGCCACGTCGAGGTGCAGGTGCTCGGCGACGGCGAACGCGTGATCCACCTCGGCGACCGCGATTGCTCGATGCAGCGCCGCTCGCAGAAGGTGCTCGAGGAGGCCCCCGCGCCCGACCTGCCCGACGAGGTCCGCGAACGGATCCGCCACTCGTCGATCGATCTCGCGCAGGCCTGCCAATACCGCGGGGTCGGCACGGTCGAGTTCCTGTACGACCCGGTGCGCCGTGAAGCGGCATTCATCGAGATGAACACGCGCCTGCAGGTCGAGCACCCCGTGACCGAGCTCGTGACGGGCATCGACCTCGTCGAGCAGCAGCTGCGGATCGCCCGCGGCGAACCGCTCGGCCTGGCCCAGGACGACGTCACGTTCACCGGGCACGCCTTCGAATCGCGCATCAACGCCGAAGACCCCGACCGCGGGTTCATGCCGAGCCCCGGCACGGTCGAAACCCTGACGTGGCCGTCCGGCGCGCGGGTGGACAGCGGGGTCGAGGCGGGTGACGCGGTGGCGCCGTACTACGACTCGATGATCGCCAAGCTGATCGTGCACGGCCCCGACCGCGCCGCAGCGATGGCGCAGATGACCGAGGCGCTGCGCGGCGTCGAGATCACCGGGATCGCGACGACGATCGGCCTGCACCTGACCCTGTTCGCGCGGCCCGAGTTCGCCGCGGTCGAGCACCACACGAAGTTCATCGAAACGGCTCCCGGACTGCTGAAGGAGACGGCGTGA
- a CDS encoding TetR/AcrR family transcriptional regulator, translating into MTARDATDSPRHRIVGAAIELLESGGPDAVSTRAVAAAAGMQPPAIYRHFGDKEGLLEAVAEQGYAQFLESKRVPLDPAPEDPVEELRRGWDMVVEFGVSRPELFAVMNRATGRMSDVAHRAGLEILRDRVRRLAAGGWLRVDEDLAAQIIQATGQGAVITWNSTPAERRNPTLLTVLRESMVAAVTRAEPTISAGEPGPAPAARALRAALPDDADVLSDAEQRLLLEWLARLAVDRSAPQA; encoded by the coding sequence ATGACTGCCCGAGACGCCACCGACAGCCCTCGCCATCGCATCGTTGGGGCGGCCATCGAGCTGCTGGAGAGTGGCGGGCCGGACGCGGTGAGTACCCGCGCAGTCGCTGCCGCGGCCGGGATGCAGCCACCGGCGATCTACCGCCACTTCGGCGACAAGGAGGGGCTGTTGGAAGCAGTCGCCGAGCAGGGCTACGCGCAGTTCCTGGAGAGCAAGCGCGTACCGCTCGACCCTGCGCCAGAGGACCCGGTGGAGGAGCTGCGTCGCGGCTGGGACATGGTGGTGGAGTTCGGAGTCTCGCGCCCCGAGTTGTTCGCCGTGATGAACAGGGCCACTGGCCGCATGTCGGACGTGGCGCACCGTGCTGGCCTCGAGATCCTCCGTGACCGGGTGCGCAGACTGGCGGCCGGGGGATGGCTCCGGGTTGACGAGGACCTGGCCGCTCAGATCATCCAGGCCACCGGCCAAGGCGCGGTCATCACCTGGAACTCGACTCCAGCAGAGCGCCGCAATCCGACATTGCTGACCGTGCTCCGCGAGTCCATGGTCGCGGCCGTCACCCGCGCCGAACCGACGATCTCCGCCGGTGAGCCCGGCCCCGCCCCGGCGGCTCGCGCGCTGCGCGCCGCCCTTCCCGACGACGCCGACGTCCTGAGTGACGCCGAGCAGCGTCTGCTGCTCGAGTGGCTTGCCCGTCTAGCGGTGGACCGCAGCGCGCCGCAGGCGTGA
- a CDS encoding biotin-dependent carboxyltransferase family protein, translating to MASERAIEISQPGLATTVQDRGRIRYYDLGIPQGGALDQYSAELANALVGNRDGEALLECTYLGPVLRAHGSLEVAVTGAPVPVKVNGEERPQWTRLALADGDELSFGYIGGGSRYFLAFSGGIDVPAVLGSRSTYLLGALGGFRGRKLEPGDVVPIGAPANPPPGDTVAEEHRPVFGPQQQVRVMLGLYDHRLTERGLANLTEQEWTLTPVADRAGLRYDGPGVEWRERVQPFGAGSDPSNIVDAGYAVGSIQIPGGTQPIILHRDAVSGGGYAMVATVISADMDVVARAAPGTKTRFVPVDLDTALVARKDRAQRLAAAISSLG from the coding sequence GTGGCAAGTGAGCGCGCGATCGAGATCAGCCAGCCCGGACTGGCGACGACCGTCCAGGACCGCGGCCGCATCCGCTACTACGACCTGGGCATCCCGCAGGGCGGGGCGCTCGACCAGTACTCGGCCGAGCTGGCCAACGCGTTGGTGGGCAACCGCGACGGCGAAGCGCTGCTCGAGTGCACCTACCTCGGCCCGGTCCTGCGCGCCCACGGCTCGCTGGAGGTCGCGGTGACCGGCGCGCCGGTGCCGGTGAAGGTCAACGGCGAGGAACGTCCTCAGTGGACCCGCCTGGCACTGGCCGACGGCGACGAGCTGTCCTTCGGTTACATCGGCGGCGGCTCCCGCTACTTCCTCGCGTTCTCCGGTGGCATCGACGTGCCCGCGGTGCTGGGCAGCCGCTCGACGTACCTGCTCGGCGCCCTCGGCGGGTTCCGAGGGCGGAAGCTAGAGCCGGGGGACGTGGTGCCGATCGGCGCGCCGGCGAACCCGCCGCCCGGCGACACCGTCGCCGAGGAACACCGGCCGGTTTTCGGCCCGCAGCAACAGGTCCGCGTGATGTTGGGGCTCTACGACCACCGCCTCACCGAACGCGGCCTCGCCAACCTGACCGAGCAGGAGTGGACGCTCACCCCGGTCGCCGACCGCGCCGGCCTGCGCTACGACGGCCCCGGCGTCGAGTGGCGCGAACGCGTGCAGCCCTTCGGCGCCGGCTCCGACCCGTCGAACATCGTCGACGCCGGTTACGCTGTGGGCTCCATCCAGATCCCCGGCGGCACGCAACCCATCATCCTGCACCGCGACGCCGTCTCCGGTGGCGGCTACGCGATGGTGGCCACGGTGATCAGCGCCGACATGGACGTCGTGGCCCGCGCCGCGCCGGGCACGAAAACCCGCTTCGTCCCCGTCGACCTCGACACCGCGCTGGTCGCCCGCAAGGACCGCGCGCAGCGCCTCGCGGCGGCGATCAGCTCGCTCGGCTGA
- a CDS encoding acetyl-CoA carboxylase has product MSDILSPLPGIFYTRPGPDKEPFVQPGDRIEAGAAVGIVEVMKQFTEIRAETAGTVKSINVVDGGTVTPGEVLVVVED; this is encoded by the coding sequence GTGTCCGACATCCTCTCTCCGCTTCCCGGCATCTTCTACACGCGTCCCGGGCCCGACAAGGAGCCGTTCGTGCAGCCCGGCGACCGCATCGAGGCCGGCGCCGCCGTCGGCATCGTCGAGGTGATGAAGCAGTTCACCGAGATCCGCGCGGAGACGGCGGGCACGGTCAAGTCGATCAACGTCGTGGACGGGGGCACGGTGACACCCGGCGAGGTCCTCGTCGTGGTGGAGGACTGA
- the ligD gene encoding DNA ligase D, producing the protein MAARDRSRVPAWVEPMLAKTDGGRLRSGPEWTYEYKLDGYRAAMRIAPDSTTVLTSRNNIDFTAEFADLATVLGSALDGRSAVLDGEVVVYDEDGRIDFELMQERRGRYTKHAGSLRHDEPFDDLPVRFLAFDLLHLDGRSLLTEPYDERRRLLTGLPMPDRRRVAVVPAVTFDELDADHRTPAHFLADAAHAGYEGLVAKLRNSTYIPGRRPDSWLKHPFIQTQEVIICGWRPGQRSFSGTLGGLLLGAHDPDTGDLVYLGDVGTGFSQAARTDLMAQLQPLERRTHPFAATPPREDTTRARWVEPRLVGEIVYRQFTRGGRVRHTAWRGLRQDKKPADVLAPRPSHHDEPSPAPSPSATEQLVQVGDRRLKLSNLDKVLYPHDGFTKGEVINYYARIAPLLLPQLAGRPVTFIRYPDGVEGESWFEKNLPRGAPSWLHTVQLPSTGSRSGRGPGTISYPLIDDLPGLVWAATMAALELHTPQWTVDADGQRQLPDRLVFDLDPGPGTTIVECCRVAERLRAILTADGLTPFAKTSGSKGMQLYCGIFTDHAVAPAAYAKELAQQLVEETPETVTAVMAKAQRNGKVFIDWSQNSPTKTTITAYSLRGRDQPTVSTPITWDEVSACRQAHQLVFTADDVLDRVNEVGDLLQPLPNTTAPVPKR; encoded by the coding sequence ATGGCTGCTCGCGATCGGTCTCGCGTCCCGGCCTGGGTCGAGCCGATGCTGGCCAAAACGGATGGTGGCCGGCTCCGCAGCGGTCCGGAATGGACCTACGAGTACAAGCTGGACGGCTACCGCGCGGCGATGCGGATCGCGCCGGATAGCACCACCGTGCTGACCAGCCGCAACAACATCGACTTCACCGCCGAGTTCGCCGACCTCGCGACCGTGCTCGGCTCCGCCTTGGACGGACGCTCCGCCGTACTGGACGGCGAGGTGGTCGTCTACGACGAGGACGGCCGGATCGACTTCGAGCTCATGCAGGAACGCCGCGGCCGCTACACCAAACACGCCGGATCCCTCCGCCACGACGAACCGTTCGACGACCTGCCCGTCCGGTTCCTCGCCTTCGACCTGCTCCACCTCGACGGGCGCAGTCTATTGACCGAGCCCTATGACGAACGCCGCCGGCTCCTGACCGGCTTGCCGATGCCCGACCGACGCCGGGTCGCTGTCGTGCCCGCGGTCACGTTCGACGAGCTCGACGCCGACCACCGCACCCCCGCCCACTTCCTCGCCGACGCCGCGCACGCCGGCTACGAAGGCCTCGTCGCGAAGCTGCGCAACTCCACCTACATCCCTGGGCGCCGTCCGGACTCGTGGCTCAAGCACCCATTCATCCAGACCCAGGAAGTCATCATCTGCGGCTGGCGCCCCGGCCAACGCAGCTTCTCCGGCACCCTCGGCGGCCTGCTACTCGGCGCCCACGACCCCGACACCGGCGACCTCGTCTACCTCGGCGACGTCGGCACCGGCTTCTCCCAAGCCGCCCGCACCGACCTCATGGCCCAGTTGCAGCCCCTCGAACGCCGCACCCACCCGTTCGCCGCGACACCACCGCGGGAGGACACCACGCGTGCCCGGTGGGTCGAACCCCGCCTGGTCGGCGAGATCGTCTACCGCCAGTTCACCCGCGGCGGCCGTGTGCGCCACACCGCCTGGCGCGGCCTGCGCCAGGACAAGAAGCCCGCCGACGTCCTCGCGCCCAGACCGAGCCACCACGACGAGCCATCGCCGGCACCGTCCCCTTCCGCCACCGAGCAGCTGGTACAAGTGGGCGATCGGCGGCTCAAGCTGTCCAACTTGGACAAGGTCCTCTACCCGCACGACGGCTTCACCAAAGGCGAGGTGATCAACTACTACGCCCGGATCGCACCGCTATTGCTCCCGCAGCTTGCCGGACGTCCGGTCACCTTCATCCGCTACCCCGACGGCGTCGAGGGCGAAAGCTGGTTCGAGAAGAACCTCCCCCGCGGGGCTCCATCATGGCTGCACACTGTCCAGCTGCCGAGCACCGGTTCGCGCAGCGGCCGCGGCCCCGGCACGATCAGCTACCCGCTGATCGACGATCTGCCGGGCCTGGTGTGGGCAGCCACCATGGCCGCCCTGGAACTCCACACTCCACAATGGACCGTCGATGCCGACGGACAACGGCAACTGCCGGACCGGCTCGTGTTCGACCTCGACCCCGGACCCGGCACCACCATCGTCGAATGCTGCCGGGTCGCCGAGCGACTGCGCGCCATCCTGACCGCGGACGGACTCACCCCCTTCGCCAAAACGTCAGGCTCGAAGGGAATGCAGCTGTACTGCGGAATCTTTACCGATCACGCAGTCGCTCCGGCCGCATATGCGAAAGAGCTGGCGCAGCAACTCGTTGAGGAGACACCTGAGACCGTCACCGCCGTGATGGCCAAAGCTCAGCGAAACGGAAAGGTTTTCATTGACTGGAGCCAAAATAGCCCTACCAAAACCACGATCACCGCATACTCGCTGCGAGGTCGCGACCAGCCGACTGTCTCAACTCCGATCACGTGGGACGAAGTTTCCGCTTGCCGTCAGGCCCACCAGCTCGTGTTCACCGCTGATGACGTGCTGGATCGAGTCAACGAGGTCGGCGATCTCCTGCAACCTCTACCCAACACCACCGCGCCAGTGCCCAAGCGCTAG
- a CDS encoding PucR family transcriptional regulator, whose protein sequence is MRVADMLEDPERRIDIRVEGPPGALARPITWCAPTESIDPSPFLTPGALMLTSGMALNVTDVRIWDAYVERLANVPIAALAFGLGPAHAALPEGLVVACENRGVPLLVIPDQVPFVLVQRDVQDRLSAERYEALRRGSELADDCTRIAADQGTMQDVLHRISEVVGARVSIQDSTGATLLAAGGEGALAARTEFTLPGSNRDRFRLVVEETDAQTTIRTLLAPVAAVVSMQLSTTLGSAGVAHSRNAGRLTEAVYGNDAVPTADLIALARDAELEPYQRTGVVVLQAEAGMSTTYLRSVSWRARVILAGEFSAMRFVEEPDLSTILLQSESLEPAQLLSAARAALGQARSVSAVVATAENAAELGLVLRMCRRALGPSGVRAAPQLDFDAVVDTLRHPGAISLAQRLVAPLARSEELLTTLEAYLRHSGATPAICAELFIHRNTLAYRLKRIRELLVLDLQDGHVRATLLMALRLA, encoded by the coding sequence GTGCGTGTTGCCGATATGCTCGAAGATCCCGAGCGCCGCATCGACATCCGCGTCGAAGGCCCGCCCGGCGCCCTGGCGAGGCCGATCACGTGGTGCGCGCCGACGGAGTCGATCGACCCGTCGCCGTTCCTCACCCCGGGCGCGCTGATGCTGACGTCCGGGATGGCCTTGAACGTCACGGACGTCCGGATCTGGGACGCCTACGTGGAACGGCTCGCGAACGTGCCCATCGCGGCGCTTGCGTTCGGGCTCGGGCCGGCGCACGCGGCGCTGCCGGAAGGGCTCGTGGTCGCGTGCGAGAACCGCGGGGTGCCACTGCTGGTGATCCCGGACCAGGTGCCGTTCGTGCTCGTCCAGCGCGACGTGCAGGACCGCCTTTCGGCCGAGCGCTACGAAGCCCTGCGCCGTGGTTCGGAGCTGGCCGACGACTGCACGCGCATCGCGGCGGATCAGGGCACGATGCAGGACGTGTTGCACCGCATCAGCGAGGTCGTCGGCGCTCGGGTGTCCATTCAGGACTCGACCGGCGCGACATTACTCGCGGCGGGTGGCGAGGGCGCGCTCGCGGCGCGTACGGAGTTCACGCTGCCGGGCAGCAACCGCGACCGCTTCCGGCTGGTCGTCGAGGAAACCGATGCGCAGACCACGATCCGGACGCTGCTCGCGCCCGTCGCCGCCGTCGTGTCGATGCAGCTCAGCACCACACTCGGTTCCGCGGGCGTCGCGCACTCGCGCAACGCGGGCCGGCTGACCGAAGCCGTCTACGGCAACGATGCCGTGCCGACGGCCGATCTGATCGCGCTGGCCCGCGACGCCGAGCTGGAGCCGTACCAGCGCACGGGCGTTGTCGTGCTGCAAGCCGAAGCGGGGATGTCCACGACGTACCTGCGGTCGGTGTCGTGGCGTGCCCGCGTGATCCTGGCGGGGGAGTTCTCGGCGATGCGGTTCGTCGAGGAGCCGGACCTCTCGACGATCCTGCTGCAGAGCGAGTCGCTGGAGCCCGCCCAGTTGCTGTCGGCGGCGCGCGCGGCGCTCGGGCAGGCGCGGTCGGTGTCTGCGGTGGTCGCGACCGCGGAGAACGCCGCGGAACTCGGCCTCGTGCTGCGGATGTGCCGGCGCGCGCTGGGTCCGTCCGGCGTGCGCGCCGCGCCGCAGCTGGACTTCGACGCGGTGGTCGACACGCTGCGCCACCCCGGCGCGATCAGCCTGGCCCAGCGGCTCGTCGCGCCGCTCGCGCGATCGGAGGAGCTGCTGACCACGCTCGAGGCGTACCTGCGCCACAGCGGCGCGACACCGGCGATCTGCGCCGAGCTGTTCATCCACCGCAACACGCTCGCGTACCGGCTGAAGCGGATCCGGGAGCTGCTCGTGCTCGACCTGCAGGACGGGCACGTCCGTGCGACGCTGTTGATGGCCCTGCGGCTGGCGTGA
- a CDS encoding ANTAR domain-containing protein, with translation MFATHAAIAPAGAHTEANLHATLENRDVIGMAKGILTQRHDIGATEAFRLLVETSQTNMKLHQIAA, from the coding sequence GTGTTCGCCACGCACGCCGCGATCGCGCCGGCCGGCGCGCACACCGAGGCCAATCTGCACGCAACCCTCGAAAACCGCGACGTCATCGGCATGGCCAAGGGCATCCTGACGCAGCGCCACGACATCGGAGCCACCGAGGCTTTCCGCCTTCTCGTCGAGACGTCGCAGACCAACATGAAGCTCCACCAGATCGCCGCATAG
- a CDS encoding SDR family oxidoreductase: protein MIIVTGANGKLGRLTVEHLLKRVPAERVGVSVRDPLKAQDLADRGVRVRQGSFDDPASLAHAFEGAEQLLLVSLDRTGEECVTGHRTAIDAAVQAGVGRIVYTSQMGAAHKSLFQACRDHAETEDLLHATGLPWTALRNGFYAASALQFLESARHTGDVALPADGPVAWTGHDDLAEATAAILTDDGRFEGPTPPLTGPAALDFDASAEIAAQATGRAFTRTVVPDDAFREQALAHGAPAPIADLMLSIFAAARNDEFAAVNATLAELIGRQPATFRTLLERAWAE from the coding sequence ATGATCATCGTCACCGGAGCCAACGGAAAGCTCGGCCGTCTGACCGTCGAACACCTCCTGAAGCGCGTTCCCGCCGAGCGGGTCGGCGTCAGCGTCCGCGACCCCCTCAAGGCCCAAGATCTCGCCGACCGTGGCGTCCGCGTCCGGCAGGGCAGCTTCGACGACCCCGCGTCCCTCGCGCACGCCTTTGAGGGCGCCGAGCAACTGCTCCTCGTGTCCCTCGACCGCACAGGCGAGGAGTGCGTCACCGGCCACCGCACCGCCATCGACGCCGCCGTGCAGGCCGGCGTCGGCCGCATCGTCTACACCAGCCAGATGGGCGCCGCCCACAAATCTCTCTTCCAGGCATGTCGCGACCACGCCGAAACCGAGGACCTGTTGCACGCCACCGGCCTGCCCTGGACCGCGCTGCGAAACGGCTTCTACGCGGCCAGCGCCCTGCAGTTCCTGGAGTCTGCCCGCCACACCGGCGACGTCGCCCTCCCCGCCGACGGCCCCGTCGCCTGGACCGGCCACGACGACCTCGCCGAGGCCACGGCAGCGATCCTCACCGACGATGGCCGCTTCGAGGGGCCCACCCCACCGCTCACCGGCCCGGCTGCGCTCGATTTCGACGCCAGCGCCGAGATCGCGGCCCAGGCGACCGGACGAGCCTTCACCCGCACCGTCGTCCCCGACGACGCCTTTCGTGAGCAGGCCTTGGCCCACGGCGCCCCCGCCCCGATCGCCGACCTCATGCTGAGCATCTTCGCAGCGGCACGGAACGACGAGTTCGCCGCCGTCAACGCGACTCTGGCCGAACTGATCGGCCGACAGCCCGCCACCTTTCGCACACTGCTGGAGCGCGCCTGGGCCGAATAG
- a CDS encoding alpha/beta fold hydrolase, protein MDVRSRNHVTVTGRDDGPTVLLAHGFGCDQNLWRLVVPALAERFRVVLFDYVGSGGSDLSAWSEPRYSRLEGYAQDVLDVCAELELRDVALVGHSVSAMVAVLAANREPARFAKLVLLTPSPCYLDDGDYRGGFSRADIDELLDSLDANYLGWSGAMAPVIMGNPERPELGEELKDSFCRTDPAIARVFAQATFLSDNRADLPKVAVPTAVLQCTQDAIAPPEVGRYVQEHIEGSVLVTLDATGHCPQLSAPEATAAAITAFVGEAG, encoded by the coding sequence GTGGACGTGCGCAGCAGGAACCACGTGACCGTGACCGGCCGGGACGACGGGCCCACGGTGCTGCTTGCGCACGGGTTCGGGTGTGACCAGAACCTCTGGCGCCTGGTGGTGCCGGCTCTGGCGGAGCGGTTCCGGGTGGTCTTGTTCGACTACGTCGGTTCCGGCGGGTCGGATCTCTCGGCGTGGTCGGAGCCGCGCTATTCCCGGCTGGAGGGGTACGCGCAGGACGTGCTGGACGTCTGCGCGGAGCTGGAGCTGCGGGACGTGGCGCTGGTCGGGCACTCGGTGAGCGCGATGGTCGCGGTGCTGGCCGCCAACCGCGAGCCGGCGCGGTTCGCGAAGCTGGTGCTGCTGACGCCGTCGCCGTGTTATCTCGACGACGGTGACTACCGCGGCGGGTTCAGCCGCGCCGACATCGACGAGCTGCTCGACTCGCTGGACGCGAACTACCTCGGCTGGTCGGGCGCGATGGCGCCGGTGATCATGGGCAACCCGGAGCGACCGGAGCTCGGGGAAGAGCTCAAGGACAGCTTCTGCCGCACCGACCCGGCGATCGCGCGGGTCTTCGCGCAGGCCACGTTCCTGTCCGACAATCGCGCGGACCTGCCGAAGGTCGCCGTGCCCACGGCGGTTCTGCAGTGCACCCAGGACGCCATCGCGCCGCCCGAGGTCGGGCGCTACGTCCAAGAACACATCGAGGGCAGCGTGCTGGTGACCCTCGACGCCACGGGGCACTGCCCGCAGCTGAGCGCGCCCGAGGCGACCGCCGCCGCGATCACGGCCTTCGTCGGTGAAGCCGGTTGA